The DNA window ccgctttgcagctctgcagactgATGATGAAGGACCCGTGAGCAGCAGAGGCGCTGGAGGTGTGTACAGCAGCCCAGCCTGCTGCCTGTGTAACAACCACAGCTGCACCCACCTGCAGGCCTGATGGGCTGTGCTGCCAGCTGGGGGCTCGCATCAGGGATGTCACAGACGGGCCACTGAGCCTTGTACAGGCCACTCACCGTTACCCATGGCTGTTGTTTCATGTGGGCACCACAGATAGTAGAGCCAGGAGCAGTGTGAGGATGATAGGAAGGGGTAGGAAAAGGCCCATCAAATCCGCTCAGTCAATTAATGTCTATGGGACTGGTGCCACAGCCCGTGGTTTGGCCTCTTAAGACCATGGGACTTGCTTTGAAGGTCCAGACGGGCACACCCTGCCTTCCAACTGTGTACTGTATCATGTATTTCCCCCCAGTTTTAAAATGGAACTGAAATTTTCAGAAAAACCACTTAAAGAATTATTTAGCTACCTGATTTTAACAGAACACTCTCTGATTCTGTATGCCaaggaaaaacaagaacaagCCACACAATGAAACAGCAAGGACACCGCCACCTCAGGCTTCCTGCACTGTTCACTTTTTGTGGCTTTTATCACCATCTCCAATTTTTCGTATCAGTTTTAAATTTACTGCGATTTTTACAAAAATTATGGTGTCACATTTAACAAAACCTGAGCTGCCTTCAAGTGGAGGGGACGTGCTCAGAGCCTCCCTGATCGGGCACTGAGGCCCAGGACGTTTCAGGCTCATTTTTATCTCCCGTGTACATTGATTACATCcccaaggcagcagcacagtgcgAGAGAAACACTGGTCTGATCTAATCTAACTCTGGAAATGGGTCATTGAACTAGGGAAGGGGGGTAGGGCAGAAATGACTgaaaagggcacagagatttcaACAAGAACTGGAAGAGTTTGATTCAGAGAAACAAACCCTGATGATAAAGAATCAACCGCGGTTTCTCATGCTGGCAATATATATTTATTGTCATTTTGGAGATAGGTTACCATGGGTATATCAGGACTTCAGACTAAAAACAAACCGGGATTATGAATCCTTAGCGTATGCCAGTTGGAAATTAAACGACTGAACATAAAACTGACCTTTAGAAGAGCTTCAGTTGGTCTATTTTTTGTCATCcacctgggtttttttccccacttgaGCTGAACATCTTCCCCTCTCCCTCATGTCAacctcagaaaaataaacaatcacccaaatgcatctttttcttgttttaccATCAATCCTCTGGCAACCTCAGAATATTGCTGATTCTACAACTTCAGAAGGAAGCGAACCTCACTCCACTTTACCTGGCTCCTGAGTCCAACTTTAATGACTGGACTTCAAGATTTGCTTACAATGAGACTATTGTGGTTACATTATTATGCTGCAAACTTTCAATATGCATGCTTTGCTGTTCCAGAACACGCTACATCAGTGCAAGATCTGACAGTCTGTGCAAAGAAGCTGCAGTGCTATAAATTCTTAAATACTTCTCTCCTCCGTGCCACATGTGCTAACAACCATCTTCCACCGATCCCAACAAccccaaatacagcaaaaaacaaaaacaagagaaagatgaagatttttcatgcttttatacaaaaccccacccccccaaataAAAATCCCCCAACCCCCAAAAGAACAGGTCAAAACTATTTGTTCCCCACCCTCCCACCTGCTTCTAGCTTTTATATGTCACCATTAAAACAAATGCATACAACTTACTGTACAAATATGAAGCTGCGGGCATTCAAGTTACAGAACATTCCGAAAATAGTTCAAGCATAGAAAGTCCACTTGAAAATTGCAAAAATAAAGTTTCACTTTTTTAGAAAACAGTTTGATCAGAGCTGAAGCAAAACGAACATTGACCAATTCTTACTTCAGTTTCACTTCAGAAGAACGCCACCTCCAggagttaaaaacaaaacccttagATTGGTGGTGGTAACCGATCAGGTCTTTTAATGAAGAGAAATGGTATATACAACAATGGCACAGACCTTAAGCATCAACCACAGATTTCAGCCAAAAGTAAGTCTACAAGTGAGCTGAGTCATTCTTAGCATCAAATGGTACTGATCGACAAGAACCATAATCTGCCAGGAACAGATATTAACTTAGACTGGTACGAATGGAAAGAAAGATCCAGGAAGGATATCAAATAGGCTCAGTTTTTGTCACTGAACGTTTTTTAGGCTAACAACTTCACTAGTGCAAGACCGTTTGTTTACCTGATTAAATGAAAACTCATAAATGTCACAATTTAAGAACACTCATACAAaactatgtttttttcttttaaaaaagtgcCACATACCATACTTTTACTAAAAAAGTTACAAACTAATGGAAGACTGTCTGCCTCCATCTCTTGTCAATGAGGAAAGGCCAAAGAGATTCTTTGATCCCTGCTCGAAATGGCGTTCTCTGGCCTATCCCCAGCATCTCCAACTTGGAGCAGTCCAGCTGAGCGTTCCTCGGACGGAGAGCACCCACAACTGGACAATCAGTAATCTAAAAAATAAACACGAAAACCCCCAACACACCGACACGTAATCAGAGATGACAGGAAAACATTCTTAATGTGCTCACTTAGAAATTATCCTTCATAGCTTTCTATACACATACATTCCCTCCCCCCTTCAAACTGTTTTGTGTCTTGgtttgggggggtggtggtgcaTGTACTTGCTTGTCTGTTTTACGGTTAACTTTATTTCAACATAAGACATGTCAGCAGAGTGACCTGAAGTATCCCAAGGTAAATTTCTCTCACTTGATTACTGCTCACCATTTACGTTTTTCTACATTTTATTCCTATTTTCACCCTATGACTATAATCACAAGGTTAAAAATTCTCAAAAATGTTGACAGAACCATGCCTTGATCAATCTACCCGAAGGGAAACTGATCTGCACAGAAATAATTCATTCTTTTGCTCTCCATCTTCCAAGCTACATTTCAGTTCCAGCCTTTACTAACTGAGAATCTTTGGAGTTTATTTTGGATATAAATAAAGACTTGCTTACAGGTTATTCTCACAACATTATCAGTATGTCATTAAGAGCAGTCTTACTTTTAAGTGTCAATAAAACTGCAGGACAGGCATTttaagcaaagcagaaatgatCTGAAGTTCTTAAGTGCAtgtattcagaaataaatctggACATTGACAAGTTCTTATAGATTCCTACCTTTGAGTTTATGTTCTGTCAATCCATAAGCTTTTTTTTAAGGACAAAAATTCAACAAAAAATACGGACTTACTCATGCCTAAGGGAACTGTTCTGCAGAAGTATCGTTATACTGCAGGCTGCAAAACTGGTTACTGACTGACTGGGTCATCAGCAATAGACCTGCTGTGCTAGACAAACTCACACAATCTCCCTGAACAGAAAGTTTATTTGTGTAGCTAGCAAGACCCACTACTGGAAACCATAAAACATCCATCTttctacaggctgaacaacacATCACTTACCGGTCTCAAGTGGCTGCTGGGGAGGTTGAAAGCATCTGCAATGGCACACGCCATTTCATACTTAGTCATCTGTTCATTGCCAGACCAGTGAAACGTGCCTCTTATCGATGGGTCCTACAGAAGAAACAGAGCACAGaggtgaaaagcagcagccagacaGCCCTCAGTGCAAGAGTTGTGCAGAACAATCCTCCAGCAAATCCTATCCTAAAGGCATGTTACAACATCCCACATTCTAGAAACATCTCAAGCATTTTCAGAGAACACCCGCAGAGGGACTGCGGCGGAGTACTGGCGTTACATGTGTCTGGCCTGACTTTTCACAAGCAGCTTATATTCTGTAGAATTACTACCAGGAGGGAAAGGAGCGAGCCAGCCAACCAGCCAAGGCCAAATAGCTGGGAAGGAGAAACTTGGCTCTTCTATGCTAGTCACTTACctcaaaacaaatgcaaaaggcACCACACATTCTGAATGAGAAACTGCAAACCATATACGAGTCCTTTCAAACAAACCTACTGCACCACATTTACTATATATGCATGGTCCATTTTTTACCAAGCTAAATAAAGGTGATTTTGTTATCTTGCAAAGATGGTAACCTGAAGATGATGTGATGAATAAACACAATCAAGTATTTAAGTCCAGTGGCTTGGTTTTGCCACTTCAGTGTTCTTAATACAGTAAAAACAAGGGCATTTTGAGAGTGACAGTCAATCACCATGGGCTTTTTTTAGTTCAAAATGGCAATTTGTAAAAGGCCTGTTTCAGAAAGTCAGTATTTGCATTTCTCTCCTGCATACTAGAACACACATGACAATTTGCAGAAGGTTCTGTCCCATCACTTCCCTCAGTTTTGTTTCAAGTATCCACATCTGCCATGTAAGGATACTGCAGACTACAGCTagttcttccttccctccaggtGTTCCAGAAATGCAATGAATAATGCAGGTTATAGGCAGTTCCCAGTTGTTCTGAAACAAAGTCAAGAACTCAAATCTATTTTACCTTAAAGAGGCTTATTTCTTTACAGTCTTACCAGCATTCTCTTCTCTGCTAGCTGTCTGCAAACACTTGCTACATCCTTGACGTTAGTAGGAAATCTTTGTTGCCAGTGGTCCATATTGGCAGACTTATTACTGAACTGCACTTTATCAAACATAACAGTCACAGCACTTTCCTCCAGCCTTTCCACCTCTCCATACAAGACAGGAATCCTAAGTACTGCAGCAcctaaaagaaagaatatttcaaaAGTAGTAACATTGCTATGAATGAGTATGAATGCTGTAGCGTAATCTGGAAAGTGTTATGGCAGTGTTAAAGAAATATGCTGGTGATATTAAGCATCTACAAATCACGAAAAAATTGCAATTAATATATTTGCCCCCAGAATATCATTTTAATTTGTATCAATTGAAACAGTTTATAAACACTGAGTTTATATAAACTTAACTTTGAGTTCTGCTGTTGATTGCCAGAAATAAAGCCAACAAGCTTTTATTAACaagacaagagaaaaaagatctGTCTGGGTTAGAACGATTATTACAAACTTATTACAAACAATGATTACAAAGATAACAACTGAGCTATGCAGTTACTGCAGcactccccctcctccctgggtAAGAGCATGAACAAGAATTCCCACCAAGCATCATATTCAGGTGTCAATTACAAAGATTTTTTGCCCAGCATGCAGAAGCCTGCCTCAAGGAGGATGTTATTTACCACGAAAAGAGACATGAACCTTAGCATAAATCAAGAGCCTGACAAATAAGGAACAGGTTCACAGAATACGGTAGTGAACAATATCCAATTTCAAGATGATAGTGATTTGAGAAATTAAACTAACAGCAAGCGAGTGCAAAGAGAAGGATATTTTATGATGGAATACATCATACTAGTCTACCTCAGTCACGAAGACTCAAAAGGCCTCTCTGAGGGGAAATGCAAGAAGGCTATGACAAATGCATTAAAAGTAACACAGATATTTTtgcttgaagaaaaacaaaacaaaacaaaatgaagtcaGTCCAGAAGTTCGAAGAAGTCACCAAATCACTGCAATTCTTACAGATTTGTAGGAAAATGCTACAGGCATTAGAAGGAAAATGCTACAGGCattagaaagacaaaaagaaaaagctaacaCACAAATTATTCTCACAGAAAAGTAAACAGAAAGATGTACCTATATACGAAAAACAAgcataataaaaaaccccagtatGATAATGATTTCCTGCTGCTCTAAAAGCAGTTTGGTTGCTCAGCAAATATATTCTTCTTCTCTCTAAATACTGGTTGAAAGCtcttatttttaatctctttagAAGTATTCGGTATTTGAGAAAGGCAACACCATAGCTCTAGACAGCTGTCTGTGACTTGGAGAGCGTTAGGTTCATTACCAATGGTTCTGATGACCCACTGAAACTTTATTGCTTTATAAGCATCAGTATTAAATATAACTCACATCTCCTCCTAACCAAagtaaaatagatttaaaaaaaatacacaaccCCCCAAATTATTTGTGGAGATTTGTTGTACCGTACAACAGAAATGGATATGGAAATTCTTCATGCAACTATAGGCAGCTGATAAACTGAATTCTACCTATACAATATTAGCAAATAAGTGGTTGGAAGCCTTAATACGTGTAacatatttatatttgtatCAACAGTAGAATTTACATTTTCAAGCATCTTGCTCATTACCATCTCAAAATTCCTTCTGCTAATGATACCACTGCTGCAACCCACTACTGCCTGAGAGATCATGCTCAAAAGGTTTTGGAACACAACAGAACTGCTGAGCTGGGGTTGGGATCTGGCAAGACAGCCACACGTACTTGAATGTGGTACAGTCTTATCTTCATTACCAATCTAGAAGAGGGAGCAAACAGCGTCACAGTCAAATTCAGACATGATATTTCAGTAAGAGGTGGGATGAACAACTTTCTAGTTTTACTTAAATAGGGCTTTTCCTATCAAAATGTTTTTTAGAAAGTCTATTTCTCAGCAGTAATGACAAAGCTATACTAAGGCCCATCGTTTTCCAATACAGTGTATATTTACTTACAGAAAGACCATCGCACTAATTTATCAATTGTTCCACTCTCTGGTTAGGCAGAAGAGAATCACAGTTATAATACTGACATATTGGAAGCCTCTTCTGCAAGTGCACTGagattgtttttcttcaaattctTTGAGAAAATACAAGTGCTTCTTTCCTTAGAATCTGTGAATGGAAACTGTCAGCATACTAACAAGAAACAGCCAAACCTCTGTTTCAGACAAGAAATGAGTTTTAAATGCAAGGGAACATGATCAGCCACAagcttttttctccttataaggcagaagttttaaaattatgtttgtgtattttgaaTGCcaattttcattaagaaaagacttaaataacaaataaataaatatttagctgCTCAAACCCAGGAATATGTTACTAACTCTTTAGAAAGTGCTACAATCAGGAATCTGATGTGCATGGTGAGGTAGGCgggtaaaaataaaatggatgGCCTGATAGCTTACATAGGAGAGCAAACCAGGAGACCAGCAAGAAACCCAAAAGCCTACAACAAAGGCCTATGTTAATATTATCTGCACTATTATTGAATCACAAgtccattttcccctttaagTAAAGGTACATTTAGAACATTTGTAATGCATCTCCTTCAGTAACAGCAGCTATATACAAAGCATGGTAAAGCTTGTGCCATTACAATACACTGatgatgtatttttcctttagagTATCTGATTCACAGCAGACAAAGGCTTGTAAAAATCCATCAGCAGAGACTACTAACACAAATGATGATCAGAACAAGTAAGAAATAAAGCTTTAGTTGACCTGTAAGCAATAGGAATGGTTCACAAGCAAGGAGAATGTCTCTTGATCACATTCTTTTCTAAATTTTGTTTCCATAGTTTTGCAATTTTACCACTGACTTACGAGTGTACTAAGCTAATATACAACTAAACAAAAACAGAAAGCCTCTTTTCAAAATGTGAGCACATTCTTACCTTCATTATTTTCCAGGACTACCTTTTCACCCTCCAGTTTGGTTTTACCATATAAATTCAGGGGATTTGGTACATCAGTCTCTTTATAAGGAGGACTTGTTCCATCAAACACGTAGTCTGTACTAATGTAGATCAGAAATGCTCCAACTCcagctaggaagaaaatgtttataaGGTCTATTTTAATCCAAGCCTTGTCTGAAATCCCAATAAAACTTCAAACAAATCTCTGAAGGACCTCATCTTCTTCTAGCCCCACtcattcctgctgctttgtCTGTTCACTGATCCTCAAAACAGACATGCATGCTACCCTTACAGAAAACAGGTTGACAGCACAGTGATTTCAAAGGTGACATTAGCACTTGGAATAACTTACTCCTATTTATGTCCctatataaataaatgcagcattttaaCAAGAAACCAAACACATTAGATGGTCTCCTTACCTGCCTCTTTTGCTAAGTTCCCTGAAGCAGCCACATTGAGCTGAGAAGCAGCTTCTGGTTGATTTTCTACAACATCTGGCCTTCtctcagcagcacagtgcaCTATAACATGAGGCTGGAAATTAAAGACTAATTTTAAACAAGAAACATTGTCAAGAGATTGCAGCTGCACCCTAGCTCTAGCCATGAACTCCCTCAGGCAAAGAGGCATTTCACTAAGTTGTGAGaagtaagaaaagcagcagaattatTTGTAAGCATGGTGTGCTCAGAAGCATGCCTTCCTTGGGAAGTAAAATGAAACCATGCTGCTTTTAGATGCCAAAAAAAATGATCACTAATTCTGCAACTGTGAACTTCAGTACCTTCAATGTTACAGCAAGACTGAAGTtgctggttgtttttttttttaactctgtaCAATAATGTAAAATAGCATGTATCTCACACACACGTAATTGCACTCAAAATTTCTAGGTAAGCCATTTCCACATGGCTTATTTGACATAAGCAGACCAATAATAAGatatttaaagccattttataGAATGGCACCCTGCATAATGCATTTCAGGTTCCTCTTGCAAGTCAGTTTTCAGTAAAAACTGAACACCTTCCTGCACTGCACACTGGACAAAGAGTTACTGCTGTTGTATTCAAGTGTTCTTCAAGAGACCTGCTTCATATCACTCAGTCAATAACTAACggatatctttttctttcaaatacaaacACAAGTGTGCCAACGTATCTGTATGTTACCTGTCTCTGGTGATGACAGAAGAGTTTAGAATTGTCTGTATGTGCAGAGCAAACTGACCTTCAGATGCGCCAGAAAAGGCAGCCACGCATCTTCCACCAGAGCCTTGCCCCACTACAGCCACATAAACTCAGTATCAGAAGAGCACTATCAACTGACTACTAGATGTATAAATGTAACCTAACCATCTACTTCACACTCCAGGAACTTACCTGGAAATCATGGATAATGTCATGAACTGCAACAGAGTCCAGAAGATTTATCTGTTCAAATCTGGGCTGAGCTCTCCTGTATCCGCAGCCAACTGCATTCCAATTATTTTCATTGAATTCTTTAAACACAGCTCTGCCAAGAAGTCCTGTAGCACCAGTAATGAGAGCTCGCCTACTGGGAATATCAACATCTTCCTAGGGAAACAAGAACaggaaaagttttctttctacTGTTATTTATAActatgttttctttaacagtatGCAAGGCTACAGCCAGAGCTACTGCATTAAGCAGCTTCCCTCGCCACATGAATGCTTTGGAATGTCTCATGGAACACAAACAACTGGGAGCACGGAGATTGTACCTAGTGAAGAAATTTACACATATTTTTGAAGATAGTGAAAGCAAAACTTAAATGGGAAACTCATTTACTTCTATAACAGGCGGGGAAACCAAACCGAACTACTAATGAAGAcagaattttaaattcattcaaAATCTGGTAACTTTGTGCAATTTGAAATGAGGGAAATAACTTCTTTAGAAAATGGACCCAAAATACGCAACATTTAGGGTCCATGTCCTGCAACAAG is part of the Lathamus discolor isolate bLatDis1 chromosome 10, bLatDis1.hap1, whole genome shotgun sequence genome and encodes:
- the MAT2B gene encoding methionine adenosyltransferase 2 subunit beta, with the protein product MVGREKELKIRFAPGRCELVEEDVDIPSRRALITGATGLLGRAVFKEFNENNWNAVGCGYRRAQPRFEQINLLDSVAVHDIIHDFQPHVIVHCAAERRPDVVENQPEAASQLNVAASGNLAKEAAGVGAFLIYISTDYVFDGTSPPYKETDVPNPLNLYGKTKLEGEKVVLENNEGAAVLRIPVLYGEVERLEESAVTVMFDKVQFSNKSANMDHWQQRFPTNVKDVASVCRQLAEKRMLDPSIRGTFHWSGNEQMTKYEMACAIADAFNLPSSHLRPITDCPVVGALRPRNAQLDCSKLEMLGIGQRTPFRAGIKESLWPFLIDKRWRQTVFH